One Gadus chalcogrammus isolate NIFS_2021 chromosome 4, NIFS_Gcha_1.0, whole genome shotgun sequence DNA segment encodes these proteins:
- the LOC130380897 gene encoding formin-binding protein 1 isoform X12, translated as MQQLCLLDCRMMEERKGDCWIHIKDQFDNLEKHTQWGIEFVDRYSKFVKERSEIETSYAKQIRNLSKKYQPKKNSREEEENRYSSCRAFVSTLNELNDYAGQHEVISENLTANIVAELARYLQELKSERKSHFHDGRKAQQQIESSWKTLEACKRKFERDCKEAERAQQHFEKMDSDINVTKADVEKARQQAQVRHQMASDSKNEYSAYLQKFNQEQNDHYYSVIPNIFQKIQEMEEKRIERVGDCMKTFADVDRQVLPIVGKCLDGMTKAAESIDAKTDSQLVVESFKSGFEPPGDVDFEDYGQAITRTSSETSLSNPRESKEKPGGKSKGKLWPFIKNKNKGSGPEDFSHLPPEQRRKKLQGKIDELNKDIQKEMDQRDALTKMKDVYVKNPAMGDPASVDPRLGELAQSIEKLQYEVQKFEGWLAEVEGRMPSKSDPQKRQSGLYQTTGQNNTPMGSNCAQDRESPDGSYTEEQSSETQVKAQAPSANPGPLPTSSTPEFDDEFDEEEALPTIGTCKALYPFEGHNEGTISVAEGEHLFVIEEDKGDGWTRVRRNEDEEGYVPSSYVEVFLESNAKGAMTYI; from the exons ATGCAACAGTTATGTTTGTTGGACTGcagaatgatggaggagagaaagggggactGTTGGATCCACATCAAG GATCAGTTTGACAActtggagaaacacacacagtggggaATCGAATTTGTCGACCGGTACTCTAAATTCGTCAAGGAACGATCGGAGATTGAAACCAGCTATGCAAAGCAAATCAG GAATCTATCGAAGAAGTATCAACCCAAGAAGAACTcacgagaggaagaggagaacag GTACTCTTCCTGTCGAGCCTTTGTGTCCACCCTCAATGAGCTGAACGACTACGCCGGCCAACATGAGGTCATCTCGGAGAACCTCACCGCCAACATCGTGGCTGAGCTCGCTCGCTACCTCCAAGAGCtcaagagcgagagaaagtCG CACTTCCACGACGGACGCAAGGCGCAGCAGCAGATCGAGAGCTCGTGGAAGACGCTGGAAGCA TGTAAAAGAAAATTCGAGAGGGACTGCAAAGAGGCGGAGCGGGCACAGCAGCACTTTGAGAAGATGGACTCCGACATTAATGTGACAAAAGCGGACGTAGAAAAG gctCGCCAGCAGGCTCAGGTCAGGCACCAGATGGCTTCGGACAGCAAGAACGAATACTCGGCCTACCTGCAGAAGTTCAACCAGGAGCAAAACGACCATTATTACAGCGTCATCCCCAACATATTCCAG AAAATccaagagatggaggagaagaggattgAGCGGGTGGGAGACTGCATGAAGACGTTCGCCGACGTCGACCGCCAGGTGCTGCCCATCGTGGGGAAGTGTCTGGACGGCATGACCAAGGCCGCAGAGTCCATCGATGCCAAAACT GACTCCCAACTGGTGGTGGAGTCCTTCAAATCCGGGTTCGAGCCCCCGGGAGATGTGGACTTTGAGGACTACGGCCAGGCCATCACGAGGACGTCGTCGGAGACCAGCCTGTCCAACCCCAGGGAGAGCAAGGAGAAGCCGGGCGGGAAGAGCAAAGGCAAGCTGTGGCCTTTcatcaagaacaagaacaag GGCTCTGGACCAGAAGACTTCAGCCACCTGCCGccggagcagaggaggaagaagctgcAGGGGAAGATAGACGAGCTGAACAAAGACATACAGAAAGAGATGGACCAAAG GGACGCCCTGACCAAGATGAAGGACGTGTACGTGAAGAACCCGGCCATGGGGGACCCGGCCAGCGTGGACCCCCGCCTCGGGGAGTTAGCCCAGAGCATCGAGAAGCTCCAGTACGAGGTGCAGAAGTTTGAG GGCTGGCTGGCCGAGGTGGAGGGAAGGATGCCGTCAAAGAGTGACCCCCAGAAGAGACAGAGCGGGCTGTACCAGACCACCGGCCAGAACAACACCCCCATGGGGAGCAACTGTGcccaggacagagagag CCCGGATGGTAGCTACACGGAGGAGCAGAGCTCAGAGACTCAGGTCAAGGCCCAGGCCCCGAGTGCCAACCCCgggcccctccccacctccagcACGCCCGAGTTTGACGACGAGTTTGACGAGGAGGAAGCCCTGCCCACCATTGGCACCTGCAAAGCCCTGTACCCCTTTGAAG GTCACAATGAAGGAACCATCTCGGTGGCAGAGGGGGAGCACCTGTTCGTCATCGAGGAGGACAAAGGGGACGGGTGGACCCGCGTGCGCCgcaacgaggacgaggagggctACGTGCCCTCGTCCTACGTCGAGGTCTTTTTGGAAAGCAACGCCAAAGGTGCTATGACCTACATTTAA
- the LOC130380897 gene encoding formin-binding protein 1 isoform X10, producing MQQLCLLDCRMMEERKGDCWIHIKDQFDNLEKHTQWGIEFVDRYSKFVKERSEIETSYAKQIRNLSKKYQPKKNSREEEENRYSSCRAFVSTLNELNDYAGQHEVISENLTANIVAELARYLQELKSERKSHFHDGRKAQQQIESSWKTLEACKRKFERDCKEAERAQQHFEKMDSDINVTKADVEKARQQAQVRHQMASDSKNEYSAYLQKFNQEQNDHYYSVIPNIFQKIQEMEEKRIERVGDCMKTFADVDRQVLPIVGKCLDGMTKAAESIDAKTDSQLVVESFKSGFEPPGDVDFEDYGQAITRTSSETSLSNPRESKEKPGGKSKGKLWPFIKNKNKSPKQHKEPLSHRLNDFMASKPKMHCLRSLRRGLSLKLGSGPEDFSHLPPEQRRKKLQGKIDELNKDIQKEMDQRDALTKMKDVYVKNPAMGDPASVDPRLGELAQSIEKLQYEVQKFEGWLAEVEGRMPSKSDPQKRQSGLYQTTGQNNTPMGSNCAQDRESPDGSYTEEQSSETQVKAQAPSANPGPLPTSSTPEFDDEFDEEEALPTIGTCKALYPFEGHNEGTISVAEGEHLFVIEEDKGDGWTRVRRNEDEEGYVPSSYVEVFLESNAKGAMTYI from the exons ATGCAACAGTTATGTTTGTTGGACTGcagaatgatggaggagagaaagggggactGTTGGATCCACATCAAG GATCAGTTTGACAActtggagaaacacacacagtggggaATCGAATTTGTCGACCGGTACTCTAAATTCGTCAAGGAACGATCGGAGATTGAAACCAGCTATGCAAAGCAAATCAG GAATCTATCGAAGAAGTATCAACCCAAGAAGAACTcacgagaggaagaggagaacag GTACTCTTCCTGTCGAGCCTTTGTGTCCACCCTCAATGAGCTGAACGACTACGCCGGCCAACATGAGGTCATCTCGGAGAACCTCACCGCCAACATCGTGGCTGAGCTCGCTCGCTACCTCCAAGAGCtcaagagcgagagaaagtCG CACTTCCACGACGGACGCAAGGCGCAGCAGCAGATCGAGAGCTCGTGGAAGACGCTGGAAGCA TGTAAAAGAAAATTCGAGAGGGACTGCAAAGAGGCGGAGCGGGCACAGCAGCACTTTGAGAAGATGGACTCCGACATTAATGTGACAAAAGCGGACGTAGAAAAG gctCGCCAGCAGGCTCAGGTCAGGCACCAGATGGCTTCGGACAGCAAGAACGAATACTCGGCCTACCTGCAGAAGTTCAACCAGGAGCAAAACGACCATTATTACAGCGTCATCCCCAACATATTCCAG AAAATccaagagatggaggagaagaggattgAGCGGGTGGGAGACTGCATGAAGACGTTCGCCGACGTCGACCGCCAGGTGCTGCCCATCGTGGGGAAGTGTCTGGACGGCATGACCAAGGCCGCAGAGTCCATCGATGCCAAAACT GACTCCCAACTGGTGGTGGAGTCCTTCAAATCCGGGTTCGAGCCCCCGGGAGATGTGGACTTTGAGGACTACGGCCAGGCCATCACGAGGACGTCGTCGGAGACCAGCCTGTCCAACCCCAGGGAGAGCAAGGAGAAGCCGGGCGGGAAGAGCAAAGGCAAGCTGTGGCCTTTcatcaagaacaagaacaag TCTCCCAAGCAGCACAAGGAGCCCCTCTCCCACCGTCTCAACGACTTCATGGCTTCAAAACCCAAAATGCATTGTCTCAGGAGCCTGAGGCGTGGG CTTTCTCTCAAGCTG GGCTCTGGACCAGAAGACTTCAGCCACCTGCCGccggagcagaggaggaagaagctgcAGGGGAAGATAGACGAGCTGAACAAAGACATACAGAAAGAGATGGACCAAAG GGACGCCCTGACCAAGATGAAGGACGTGTACGTGAAGAACCCGGCCATGGGGGACCCGGCCAGCGTGGACCCCCGCCTCGGGGAGTTAGCCCAGAGCATCGAGAAGCTCCAGTACGAGGTGCAGAAGTTTGAG GGCTGGCTGGCCGAGGTGGAGGGAAGGATGCCGTCAAAGAGTGACCCCCAGAAGAGACAGAGCGGGCTGTACCAGACCACCGGCCAGAACAACACCCCCATGGGGAGCAACTGTGcccaggacagagagag CCCGGATGGTAGCTACACGGAGGAGCAGAGCTCAGAGACTCAGGTCAAGGCCCAGGCCCCGAGTGCCAACCCCgggcccctccccacctccagcACGCCCGAGTTTGACGACGAGTTTGACGAGGAGGAAGCCCTGCCCACCATTGGCACCTGCAAAGCCCTGTACCCCTTTGAAG GTCACAATGAAGGAACCATCTCGGTGGCAGAGGGGGAGCACCTGTTCGTCATCGAGGAGGACAAAGGGGACGGGTGGACCCGCGTGCGCCgcaacgaggacgaggagggctACGTGCCCTCGTCCTACGTCGAGGTCTTTTTGGAAAGCAACGCCAAAGGTGCTATGACCTACATTTAA
- the LOC130380897 gene encoding formin-binding protein 1 isoform X7, with protein MQQLCLLDCRMMEERKGDCWIHIKDQFDNLEKHTQWGIEFVDRYSKFVKERSEIETSYAKQIRNLSKKYQPKKNSREEEENRYSSCRAFVSTLNELNDYAGQHEVISENLTANIVAELARYLQELKSERKSHFHDGRKAQQQIESSWKTLEACKRKFERDCKEAERAQQHFEKMDSDINVTKADVEKARQQAQVRHQMASDSKNEYSAYLQKFNQEQNDHYYSVIPNIFQKIQEMEEKRIERVGDCMKTFADVDRQVLPIVGKCLDGMTKAAESIDAKTDSQLVVESFKSGFEPPGDVDFEDYGQAITRTSSETSLSNPRESKEKPGGKSKGKLWPFIKNKNKLMSLLVSPHQPPPAPPTSAPPSPSAVPNDSQSPKQHKEPLSHRLNDFMASKPKMHCLRSLRRGGSGPEDFSHLPPEQRRKKLQGKIDELNKDIQKEMDQRDALTKMKDVYVKNPAMGDPASVDPRLGELAQSIEKLQYEVQKFEGWLAEVEGRMPSKSDPQKRQSGLYQTTGQNNTPMGSNCAQDRESPDGSYTEEQSSETQVKAQAPSANPGPLPTSSTPEFDDEFDEEEALPTIGTCKALYPFEGHNEGTISVAEGEHLFVIEEDKGDGWTRVRRNEDEEGYVPSSYVEVFLESNAKGAMTYI; from the exons ATGCAACAGTTATGTTTGTTGGACTGcagaatgatggaggagagaaagggggactGTTGGATCCACATCAAG GATCAGTTTGACAActtggagaaacacacacagtggggaATCGAATTTGTCGACCGGTACTCTAAATTCGTCAAGGAACGATCGGAGATTGAAACCAGCTATGCAAAGCAAATCAG GAATCTATCGAAGAAGTATCAACCCAAGAAGAACTcacgagaggaagaggagaacag GTACTCTTCCTGTCGAGCCTTTGTGTCCACCCTCAATGAGCTGAACGACTACGCCGGCCAACATGAGGTCATCTCGGAGAACCTCACCGCCAACATCGTGGCTGAGCTCGCTCGCTACCTCCAAGAGCtcaagagcgagagaaagtCG CACTTCCACGACGGACGCAAGGCGCAGCAGCAGATCGAGAGCTCGTGGAAGACGCTGGAAGCA TGTAAAAGAAAATTCGAGAGGGACTGCAAAGAGGCGGAGCGGGCACAGCAGCACTTTGAGAAGATGGACTCCGACATTAATGTGACAAAAGCGGACGTAGAAAAG gctCGCCAGCAGGCTCAGGTCAGGCACCAGATGGCTTCGGACAGCAAGAACGAATACTCGGCCTACCTGCAGAAGTTCAACCAGGAGCAAAACGACCATTATTACAGCGTCATCCCCAACATATTCCAG AAAATccaagagatggaggagaagaggattgAGCGGGTGGGAGACTGCATGAAGACGTTCGCCGACGTCGACCGCCAGGTGCTGCCCATCGTGGGGAAGTGTCTGGACGGCATGACCAAGGCCGCAGAGTCCATCGATGCCAAAACT GACTCCCAACTGGTGGTGGAGTCCTTCAAATCCGGGTTCGAGCCCCCGGGAGATGTGGACTTTGAGGACTACGGCCAGGCCATCACGAGGACGTCGTCGGAGACCAGCCTGTCCAACCCCAGGGAGAGCAAGGAGAAGCCGGGCGGGAAGAGCAAAGGCAAGCTGTGGCCTTTcatcaagaacaagaacaag CTTATGTCCCTGTTAGTatccccccaccagccccccccagccccccctacCTCAGCCCCGCCCTCACCCTCTGCTGTTCCCAACGACTCCCAGTCTCCCAAGCAGCACAAGGAGCCCCTCTCCCACCGTCTCAACGACTTCATGGCTTCAAAACCCAAAATGCATTGTCTCAGGAGCCTGAGGCGTGGG GGCTCTGGACCAGAAGACTTCAGCCACCTGCCGccggagcagaggaggaagaagctgcAGGGGAAGATAGACGAGCTGAACAAAGACATACAGAAAGAGATGGACCAAAG GGACGCCCTGACCAAGATGAAGGACGTGTACGTGAAGAACCCGGCCATGGGGGACCCGGCCAGCGTGGACCCCCGCCTCGGGGAGTTAGCCCAGAGCATCGAGAAGCTCCAGTACGAGGTGCAGAAGTTTGAG GGCTGGCTGGCCGAGGTGGAGGGAAGGATGCCGTCAAAGAGTGACCCCCAGAAGAGACAGAGCGGGCTGTACCAGACCACCGGCCAGAACAACACCCCCATGGGGAGCAACTGTGcccaggacagagagag CCCGGATGGTAGCTACACGGAGGAGCAGAGCTCAGAGACTCAGGTCAAGGCCCAGGCCCCGAGTGCCAACCCCgggcccctccccacctccagcACGCCCGAGTTTGACGACGAGTTTGACGAGGAGGAAGCCCTGCCCACCATTGGCACCTGCAAAGCCCTGTACCCCTTTGAAG GTCACAATGAAGGAACCATCTCGGTGGCAGAGGGGGAGCACCTGTTCGTCATCGAGGAGGACAAAGGGGACGGGTGGACCCGCGTGCGCCgcaacgaggacgaggagggctACGTGCCCTCGTCCTACGTCGAGGTCTTTTTGGAAAGCAACGCCAAAGGTGCTATGACCTACATTTAA
- the LOC130380897 gene encoding formin-binding protein 1 isoform X9, whose protein sequence is MQQLCLLDCRMMEERKGDCWIHIKDQFDNLEKHTQWGIEFVDRYSKFVKERSEIETSYAKQIRNLSKKYQPKKNSREEEENRYSSCRAFVSTLNELNDYAGQHEVISENLTANIVAELARYLQELKSERKSHFHDGRKAQQQIESSWKTLEACKRKFERDCKEAERAQQHFEKMDSDINVTKADVEKARQQAQVRHQMASDSKNEYSAYLQKFNQEQNDHYYSVIPNIFQKIQEMEEKRIERVGDCMKTFADVDRQVLPIVGKCLDGMTKAAESIDAKTDSQLVVESFKSGFEPPGDVDFEDYGQAITRTSSETSLSNPRESKEKPGGKSKGKLWPFIKNKNKSPKQHKEPLSHRLNDFMASKPKMHCLRSLRRGLSLKLITLNSHIRNLIEGSGPEDFSHLPPEQRRKKLQGKIDELNKDIQKEMDQRDALTKMKDVYVKNPAMGDPASVDPRLGELAQSIEKLQYEVQKFEGWLAEVEGRMPSKSDPQKRQSGLYQTTGQNNTPMGSNCAQDRESPDGSYTEEQSSETQVKAQAPSANPGPLPTSSTPEFDDEFDEEEALPTIGTCKALYPFEGHNEGTISVAEGEHLFVIEEDKGDGWTRVRRNEDEEGYVPSSYVEVFLESNAKGAMTYI, encoded by the exons ATGCAACAGTTATGTTTGTTGGACTGcagaatgatggaggagagaaagggggactGTTGGATCCACATCAAG GATCAGTTTGACAActtggagaaacacacacagtggggaATCGAATTTGTCGACCGGTACTCTAAATTCGTCAAGGAACGATCGGAGATTGAAACCAGCTATGCAAAGCAAATCAG GAATCTATCGAAGAAGTATCAACCCAAGAAGAACTcacgagaggaagaggagaacag GTACTCTTCCTGTCGAGCCTTTGTGTCCACCCTCAATGAGCTGAACGACTACGCCGGCCAACATGAGGTCATCTCGGAGAACCTCACCGCCAACATCGTGGCTGAGCTCGCTCGCTACCTCCAAGAGCtcaagagcgagagaaagtCG CACTTCCACGACGGACGCAAGGCGCAGCAGCAGATCGAGAGCTCGTGGAAGACGCTGGAAGCA TGTAAAAGAAAATTCGAGAGGGACTGCAAAGAGGCGGAGCGGGCACAGCAGCACTTTGAGAAGATGGACTCCGACATTAATGTGACAAAAGCGGACGTAGAAAAG gctCGCCAGCAGGCTCAGGTCAGGCACCAGATGGCTTCGGACAGCAAGAACGAATACTCGGCCTACCTGCAGAAGTTCAACCAGGAGCAAAACGACCATTATTACAGCGTCATCCCCAACATATTCCAG AAAATccaagagatggaggagaagaggattgAGCGGGTGGGAGACTGCATGAAGACGTTCGCCGACGTCGACCGCCAGGTGCTGCCCATCGTGGGGAAGTGTCTGGACGGCATGACCAAGGCCGCAGAGTCCATCGATGCCAAAACT GACTCCCAACTGGTGGTGGAGTCCTTCAAATCCGGGTTCGAGCCCCCGGGAGATGTGGACTTTGAGGACTACGGCCAGGCCATCACGAGGACGTCGTCGGAGACCAGCCTGTCCAACCCCAGGGAGAGCAAGGAGAAGCCGGGCGGGAAGAGCAAAGGCAAGCTGTGGCCTTTcatcaagaacaagaacaag TCTCCCAAGCAGCACAAGGAGCCCCTCTCCCACCGTCTCAACGACTTCATGGCTTCAAAACCCAAAATGCATTGTCTCAGGAGCCTGAGGCGTGGG CTTTCTCTCAAGCTG ATCACCCTCAATTCCCACATCCGGAATCTCATTGAG GGCTCTGGACCAGAAGACTTCAGCCACCTGCCGccggagcagaggaggaagaagctgcAGGGGAAGATAGACGAGCTGAACAAAGACATACAGAAAGAGATGGACCAAAG GGACGCCCTGACCAAGATGAAGGACGTGTACGTGAAGAACCCGGCCATGGGGGACCCGGCCAGCGTGGACCCCCGCCTCGGGGAGTTAGCCCAGAGCATCGAGAAGCTCCAGTACGAGGTGCAGAAGTTTGAG GGCTGGCTGGCCGAGGTGGAGGGAAGGATGCCGTCAAAGAGTGACCCCCAGAAGAGACAGAGCGGGCTGTACCAGACCACCGGCCAGAACAACACCCCCATGGGGAGCAACTGTGcccaggacagagagag CCCGGATGGTAGCTACACGGAGGAGCAGAGCTCAGAGACTCAGGTCAAGGCCCAGGCCCCGAGTGCCAACCCCgggcccctccccacctccagcACGCCCGAGTTTGACGACGAGTTTGACGAGGAGGAAGCCCTGCCCACCATTGGCACCTGCAAAGCCCTGTACCCCTTTGAAG GTCACAATGAAGGAACCATCTCGGTGGCAGAGGGGGAGCACCTGTTCGTCATCGAGGAGGACAAAGGGGACGGGTGGACCCGCGTGCGCCgcaacgaggacgaggagggctACGTGCCCTCGTCCTACGTCGAGGTCTTTTTGGAAAGCAACGCCAAAGGTGCTATGACCTACATTTAA
- the LOC130380897 gene encoding formin-binding protein 1 isoform X1, with translation MQQLCLLDCRMMEERKGDCWIHIKDQFDNLEKHTQWGIEFVDRYSKFVKERSEIETSYAKQIRNLSKKYQPKKNSREEEENRYSSCRAFVSTLNELNDYAGQHEVISENLTANIVAELARYLQELKSERKSHFHDGRKAQQQIESSWKTLEACKRKFERDCKEAERAQQHFEKMDSDINVTKADVEKARQQAQVRHQMASDSKNEYSAYLQKFNQEQNDHYYSVIPNIFQKIQEMEEKRIERVGDCMKTFADVDRQVLPIVGKCLDGMTKAAESIDAKTDSQLVVESFKSGFEPPGDVDFEDYGQAITRTSSETSLSNPRESKEKPGGKSKGKLWPFIKNKNKLMSLLVSPHQPPPAPPTSAPPSPSAVPNDSQSPKQHKEPLSHRLNDFMASKPKMHCLRSLRRGLSLKLITLNSHIRNLIEGSGPEDFSHLPPEQRRKKLQGKIDELNKDIQKEMDQRDALTKMKDVYVKNPAMGDPASVDPRLGELAQSIEKLQYEVQKFEGWLAEVEGRMPSKSDPQKRQSGLYQTTGQNNTPMGSNCAQDRESPDGSYTEEQSSETQVKAQAPSANPGPLPTSSTPEFDDEFDEEEALPTIGTCKALYPFEGHNEGTISVAEGEHLFVIEEDKGDGWTRVRRNEDEEGYVPSSYVEVFLESNAKGAMTYI, from the exons ATGCAACAGTTATGTTTGTTGGACTGcagaatgatggaggagagaaagggggactGTTGGATCCACATCAAG GATCAGTTTGACAActtggagaaacacacacagtggggaATCGAATTTGTCGACCGGTACTCTAAATTCGTCAAGGAACGATCGGAGATTGAAACCAGCTATGCAAAGCAAATCAG GAATCTATCGAAGAAGTATCAACCCAAGAAGAACTcacgagaggaagaggagaacag GTACTCTTCCTGTCGAGCCTTTGTGTCCACCCTCAATGAGCTGAACGACTACGCCGGCCAACATGAGGTCATCTCGGAGAACCTCACCGCCAACATCGTGGCTGAGCTCGCTCGCTACCTCCAAGAGCtcaagagcgagagaaagtCG CACTTCCACGACGGACGCAAGGCGCAGCAGCAGATCGAGAGCTCGTGGAAGACGCTGGAAGCA TGTAAAAGAAAATTCGAGAGGGACTGCAAAGAGGCGGAGCGGGCACAGCAGCACTTTGAGAAGATGGACTCCGACATTAATGTGACAAAAGCGGACGTAGAAAAG gctCGCCAGCAGGCTCAGGTCAGGCACCAGATGGCTTCGGACAGCAAGAACGAATACTCGGCCTACCTGCAGAAGTTCAACCAGGAGCAAAACGACCATTATTACAGCGTCATCCCCAACATATTCCAG AAAATccaagagatggaggagaagaggattgAGCGGGTGGGAGACTGCATGAAGACGTTCGCCGACGTCGACCGCCAGGTGCTGCCCATCGTGGGGAAGTGTCTGGACGGCATGACCAAGGCCGCAGAGTCCATCGATGCCAAAACT GACTCCCAACTGGTGGTGGAGTCCTTCAAATCCGGGTTCGAGCCCCCGGGAGATGTGGACTTTGAGGACTACGGCCAGGCCATCACGAGGACGTCGTCGGAGACCAGCCTGTCCAACCCCAGGGAGAGCAAGGAGAAGCCGGGCGGGAAGAGCAAAGGCAAGCTGTGGCCTTTcatcaagaacaagaacaag CTTATGTCCCTGTTAGTatccccccaccagccccccccagccccccctacCTCAGCCCCGCCCTCACCCTCTGCTGTTCCCAACGACTCCCAGTCTCCCAAGCAGCACAAGGAGCCCCTCTCCCACCGTCTCAACGACTTCATGGCTTCAAAACCCAAAATGCATTGTCTCAGGAGCCTGAGGCGTGGG CTTTCTCTCAAGCTG ATCACCCTCAATTCCCACATCCGGAATCTCATTGAG GGCTCTGGACCAGAAGACTTCAGCCACCTGCCGccggagcagaggaggaagaagctgcAGGGGAAGATAGACGAGCTGAACAAAGACATACAGAAAGAGATGGACCAAAG GGACGCCCTGACCAAGATGAAGGACGTGTACGTGAAGAACCCGGCCATGGGGGACCCGGCCAGCGTGGACCCCCGCCTCGGGGAGTTAGCCCAGAGCATCGAGAAGCTCCAGTACGAGGTGCAGAAGTTTGAG GGCTGGCTGGCCGAGGTGGAGGGAAGGATGCCGTCAAAGAGTGACCCCCAGAAGAGACAGAGCGGGCTGTACCAGACCACCGGCCAGAACAACACCCCCATGGGGAGCAACTGTGcccaggacagagagag CCCGGATGGTAGCTACACGGAGGAGCAGAGCTCAGAGACTCAGGTCAAGGCCCAGGCCCCGAGTGCCAACCCCgggcccctccccacctccagcACGCCCGAGTTTGACGACGAGTTTGACGAGGAGGAAGCCCTGCCCACCATTGGCACCTGCAAAGCCCTGTACCCCTTTGAAG GTCACAATGAAGGAACCATCTCGGTGGCAGAGGGGGAGCACCTGTTCGTCATCGAGGAGGACAAAGGGGACGGGTGGACCCGCGTGCGCCgcaacgaggacgaggagggctACGTGCCCTCGTCCTACGTCGAGGTCTTTTTGGAAAGCAACGCCAAAGGTGCTATGACCTACATTTAA